In Zingiber officinale cultivar Zhangliang chromosome 11B, Zo_v1.1, whole genome shotgun sequence, a single window of DNA contains:
- the LOC122034536 gene encoding uncharacterized protein LOC122034536 has protein sequence MSSLANSPGGGRQIVGSSGDRDGKVAEMLQLLFAVAFSAVPLTLYVPPIRSLNPFVEAVEALFREVAVFSMRAYPRIRLGVGRIMAVAARARR, from the coding sequence ATGTCCTCCCTCGCTAATTCGCCGGGTGGTGGTCGTCAGATCGTCGGATCGTCGGGTGATAGAGACGGGAAGGTGGCGGAGATGCTGCAGCTTCTGTTCGCGGTGGCCTTCTCGGCGGTGCCGCTGACGCTTTACGTGCCGCCGATCCGGAGCCTGAACCCGTTCGTGGAGGCGGTGGAGGCGCTCTTCAGGGAGGTGGCCGTGTTCTCGATGCGGGCTTACCCGCGGATCCGGCTTGGCGTCGGCCGCATCATGGCCGTCGCCGCCCGCGCGCGCCGTTAG